ggttgtgaaatttgttgtaaaaaatagtGTATCTAGCATTACTCACAATTATTACAAGCAAGTTGACGCAAAACACAAAAGCATCTTTAAATACTTGTTATATTAGTTGGTAAACCATGTAATTCATTGGAAAGTTTaacataatatgattttttttaggtcTAAATAtggataattattaatattggaaaaactaaattaaatgacatttcaCATATCAAAAGAGGAACTAATCCAATAACACTTAAGAAACAATAGCATATGCTTGTCACATAACAAAGGAGTAGGCAAAGCATTACACATCTCTATGTTGCCCAATTCTTCCAGTCCCAAggccattttcttttttggaccGATTAAATTCCATAGTACACCATTGTGGATAAGGATGTAAATGAGCTGTACTCGAACTTATTGTTGAACAAACTCGAGATTGTTCACAAGCCCAttggttaacttttttttttttctcatatataataaacatcatagcttttttttttatcctttttcaCTAATCTatgctaataattaataaatagattgtagttgaaattatattattttagctagaatgatttttgttatgaacttataaaaaatagataaccAATCTTGTATTGTTTATATTTGAGTTTGACTCATTTAATTATCAAGCCTAAATATTGGCTTGAACTTGGcttatttgttaaataattaaacataaaaaagtttttttttaagctgacatggcatttttgtaaattgGAATTTGATAGGACAgatttttcatccaattttcGGACAATGGCCATTAAAGTTAACATCATCAAGATGAACAGTAAGGTGTCAGTGACTAGATTTATTACCAATTGGGTAATAGTTGCAACTTTTTATAGCTAGGGGTGTAAAAACACAAGTATGCCTAAAGTTGAGGTGTCTTTTTGCAAATAACTGTAAATATTAAGGGtggtttggtagagtagtttgaaaCGAGATTTTcgtaagttttttaaaatttgtatagataaaaaaatgtgtaaaaatatatataaaattgtttaaaatgtaaaaatgtgaatttGAGAAGACTTAACAAACAAACAgtatttcacattttttagtttttctaacTTGCAGACTCCGCCAGCACTCATGACTCATTGGCCGTTTGACACGTAGATCACTTTCCCTTAAGAAGGTGTAGGAAGTAGCAATGAAAAACTGTGTGGCGCTGGTAGAAGCCCAATTCAGTTCCTGATTCAACCGTTTTTTTCACACCGTAATCCATGGGTACTCTCTCTaacctttttcaaaataattctgCAGCATTCACTTAGCTtagaactttttctttttgtgtttttggataGTTTAGAACTATATAATTTCTATGTATCTTTTGTGGGTAGGTGTGATTATTTTCTATAGTTTCCTTTATTATGGTTAATTCAATGCCTTCCCATGTTCAAAGGTAGCCTTCTAAAATGAccatgtatgattttttttccttgttgtGTAGACAAAAAAATCGAATTTTGAATAATACCCTCTGTTTTTGTTGGGCCCCTTTGGTTAAGTGAAATACCAAGATTGGttttttgattgttttgatgCAGACACAAGAAATATAGATCACAATGTTtggtttaaaataaatataaagaggATAATATAACAGACTAATGTGAGATTATAAGACGTGTTAAGGTGCAAAACATTGTGATGGAAATAACTAATTTGAGAAGATAGTTGTAGCCTAGATGATGATGTTTTATAACTGATCAGTACTAAAGACCTAGGAATTTTGCAAAGACTGGGAATTAATCCTTTAGGGACTCCggtaattgaaattttttttttttcttacaacaaGTGGGGGAGAAGGGATTCAAACTCAGATTCTCTTCCAGGGATTCAACTCCTCTGGTAATTGCACTTGttggtttgaattttattcTTCATGTTAGTATACAAGACTACTGATTGATGTGGTTGATGGAGTTGATTCAGTCCAATTTTCTAGGATAATCAACCTTTACCCTTGATGTCACATATACTTTGCCCTGTTTGTTTACTTTCTATGAGAGAAAATGAACAAGGGAAAAtaagagagaggaaaagaataGAGTTATTTGGTAACGTTTCTTCTTGTTACTAACTTTCTATTAAAATGACATCTATCTTTGGAGGAACAATTTCAGTTACATGAGgagaattttgaatattttctaTTCCGTCACTATTTACTAACCAAACAATGAAAATAGGagatattcaaaaaaatttattcttttgttttcttagtgGCAAACCAAACATAGTATTAGTATAAGTCTGTGAAGGAGATTTATGTGTATAAAAAggcccctcttttttttttatgagattgaGATATATATGCAGTTATGTTTTCTCTCTTCATAAACAATGAAATTGCTGGCCCGCTGGAATATTAAAACCCTTGTCCTTTTTTGAATGATATCATTCTTTAGTGATTcttcttcattaaaatataCAGTAAGTAGAAGCAATGGAGCAAAATGTGGAAAATGTACGTGGTCCTTCCAAGAGTTTGTTACAGAGTGATGATCTGTATCAGGTACTatatcattctctctttttattttttattttttattattttttgttcagcttttcttgattaaattcacaattttgttATTCAATGATGTTGCAGTATATCCTGGAGACTAGTGTTTACCCACGTGAGCCAGAATTTCTCAAGGAGCTAAGGCATGTCACTGCTAGTCATCCAAGGTGATTGTTCTTCTTTGTAAATTGTAACTAACTTGCTAGCTCTTTCGTGTACTCTTGTCAAGgtaatttttttggtgtttagAAACATCAACATGCAATGCAACTTCTGCATGTTCCTTTGATAGAGAAaaccaaaaaaggaaagaaaaacaaaaggtgCAATTAGAAGTTAATTATCCTGAAATGACTTCAGGTATAAATGGATACATGTAACTTATCAAATTAAGGTTTCTAGAATTATGAATGCCATGGAAGGAAACAGAAAAAATTAGTTCATGTGGTATTTGAATACCACCTTAAGAATTGGTGCACAACACAATCGATGACAGGCATATTGTAAATCATCTAACTGGTTCAGTACTTGGTGACTAAAGAAATACTGAAGTTGTTTGTATCAACCATTCATTACTGATTTTAAACTGACTTAGTGGGGACtttcaagtttctttttttatctctttttttttttttttttaaatatctctTAGCATTCAGAAAGATAATTAACTTGTCATTTACTAGGGCAATGATGGCTACTGCACCAGATGCAGGCCAGTTGATGGCCATGTTGTTGAAACTAGTAAATGCAAAAAAGACAGTTGAAGTTGGAGTCTTCACAGGATACTCTCTTCTCCTCACTGCTCTTACAATTCCAGAGGATGGCAAGGTCTGTAATGGATATTCTTCAGTGAGAACCTTATACTTATCTATTAAACTACTTATGATTTGCCATATAAAACTGCAGATCATAGCCATAGATGTAAATCGGGAGACATTTGAGATTGGGTTGCCAATAATTAAGAAAGCTGGTGTTGCAGACAAAATTGATTTCATTGAGTCTGAGGCTTTACCAGTTCTTGATCAGCTATTACAGAATGTAAGGAGGAACTTTCTCTTATTATTAGTCTTCTTTCATGTTTGCCACAATAAGCTTGTCATGTTTCTTTttctgtctttctttttatggcTGCGTGGGGGATATGTAGCATGAAAATGAAGGGAGTTTCGACTTTGCTTATGTTGATGCTGACAAGGTTAGTTACTGGAACTACCATGAGAGGCTGATGAAACTGTTAAAGGTGAATGGCCTAGTTGTCTATGATAACACACTCCGGAAAGGATTTGTTGCAATGCCTGAAGCGTTGGTTCCAGAGCACAGGAAACAGGACAGAGAGATAACAATTGAGTTTAACAAACTTCTTGCAGCTGATCCTCGCATCCAAATTTCACATGCTTCATTGGGTGATGGCATCACAATCTGTAGGCGTCTCTACTAAACGACTTCTTGAAACTTctatgcattttacttgttttaTGAGGTTGAACATAAATGCGTCTGAACTACCTTGCTTAGATTATTAGTCCTTAAGATGGTATATGAATGGTGTGGTTTGAATGTAAAAGAGTTTGAATCTCACATGAATAGCATTGTTTCGTTTTGGAATCACTAGAAAAAAACAGATGGCTTTCGCTCACTTATTCCTCCTTATGGACAAAGagaattgtcaaaattttatgtatagttttttaTGAATAAGATGATATTattaaaaccaaatcaaacaattAGAACTCAAAACACCAACACTAGCAAGTAGCAACAGGGCTGCCAACAGGGAAGCAAATAAAGAAAACTCccaaaaaaacaccacaaaatACATACCCACCCCTGCCTTGGCACAACCAGGCAAAGACTAACTAACAGACCAAACAAACAACACTACACCCTACTCAAGCCTAGCCTATAATGATCCAATTTACGCCTGGATTCTCATCATAGTAGAGAGGCTTGTATCACTGGCAGAAACCTTTGCAGGGATGTATGCACTAGCTCATCCTCTTAcatcattcaaaattttctttcgCCAATTGATCCTCTGAAACCAAATGGTAACTTTGCAAAAGTTATCCCGTTTTTACACCATTGATTTCTAAAAgatctaataattaaaaaaaaaaaaaaaaaaaagtactatcCATATCAAACTTAATTTATGCTgcactctattttttttggtgatttaaTTGTGCCTTAATctaatttgcatgtaatttgactaattaatcaatttagtTAATTAGATTAAGTAAATGGGGTCAACTATAACCCAACAAGCAGCAACCAAATGCAAAGCAATAATGAGacaatcaaaacacaaattgttaatgatgttacaaagtttttttgttataataaaaatattattttcacacTGTTACCAAAGCTACCTCTAATAACTAGCcattttcaatattaaaaaaggGGAccaatttgagtttttttaagaTTGTTTGCAAGCATTATTGATATGAAGTGATCCGCTTTcagatttaataaaataaacgtTTTGCTCAAGTAAACAAacgtgggaaaaaaaattcacaatcaaattataataagCATTTCTAACTTCCAAACAAAAATGCGCTCAGACAACACAGCATACAGTAGCCCTGAAAAACCTGTAGCTGCAGGTGGAAGCCAGATACAATATCAGGGTCCTGGTTCAACAATTTATTCACATCACAATCTACAGCCAGGTACAAGTACCACCacttgcacacacacacacacactctctctctcacggcACATTTTCAAGATAAATTTGCAGCCAGGTACAACTTAGTTAAGCTTTATATATAATCTAATCATTCACTTCATTTATATataatcttcttctttctttcttcttcttctccttcttcttttttcaatttcggTTTGATTATTTATATGAATTTGTATATGGGTTTGATGAATTTGGATCTAGATTTAGAAcgattttgatgattttgtggTGTGTCCGTGATGATTTTGGGTTGGATTTCCCGGTgagttttgattgattttgagttgggttttcagtgggtttgtcttgattttgagttgggttttctAATTGCTTTTCCattgattttgggttaattCTCTATGTTAGGTTGCGGTGTTTGGCAGTGGTGCTGGGTTTGGTGGTTGGGTggttattttcttcttccttcttattCTGCCGCGCTGGGTTGTTGTATACGTTGGGGAAGCTGCTGGTTGTTGTAGACGTAGAGGAAGAGAAGTAGTTtgatagaggagagagaaaaaaagaataaaaaaatgatttgcacctgaacagtaaccgtgtatatatgcaTGGTTACTGTTCATTTGCAAACCAGTTGTGTATATTTGCACATTTTTACaagaactgatgtgggtgttttttgagttaaaatgtgcaaaattgagcactttttgtattttgcacaTTTTTGCAACCActaatgtggttgctctaagctTTCTATCATTtcagcccccccccccccccaaaaaaaaaaaaaactataagtCGGATCTTTTCTTGGGTggctgtttttattttatgtttttcaacTGATACATTCATATGGCGAATCCATTCCCTCCCTATGTTGAAGGTGGTCTTCTAAAATAGCCATTTATGCTTTTTAGCTGGTATAGGGGTattgaaaaattaaaggaaatcAATGGAAGAAACATGGATTGAAGCAGGCTTAGAGTGTCTTTATTTGGAGAAGTCTCTGAATTTCTCTTTGAAGTCTGCACCaatctttaaaaaaacttaatatgaatgaatatttataaaCAATGAAGAGATACCAATGAAAATACACCTTTGAAAGGTCACTTGTGAAAAGACATAAGTTTTAAAACTCTGTTTGGACAGCTACTAGCTGTTAGGAATAGAAAACATCCATTTTTGCTCTTATAGTGATTCTTCATCATTATTCTCGAACTTTATTGGAAGAAATGGAGCAAAATGCAAAAAAGGTACCTAGTCCTTCTAAGGGTGTATTGCAGAGTGAAGATTTGTATCAGATAGTACTATACCATTCACCTTTACTAATTTTCAGATTTTCTTAGTTAAATGCTCAATTTAGTTGTTCAACGATGTTGCAGTATATCCTGGAGACTAGTGTGTACCCACGTGAACCAGATTTTCTCAAGGAGCTAAGGCATGTCACTGCTAGTCATCCAAGGTAATTGTCCTTTTTCCTTAACTGACTTGATGCTAGTTCTTTCGTGTACTTTAGCTCTTGACTTCTTTttgtaaattcaaattcttgtCAAGATAATTTTATAGGTGTTTAGAATCCTCAGtgttaaataaaatttctgtATATTCCTTTGATAGAGCAACACCACCAATGGTGCAATTAGAGTTTATTATCCCAAAATGACTTCAGTTATAGATGGATGCATGTAAACTATCAAACtgtattaaattcaaaaattatgaaatgCCTTGGAAAGGAAATGGATCAGATTAGTTCATGTGGGATTTGCAACCACATTAAGAAATGGTGCACAAGACACTGGATGACTGGAATATTGCAAATCATCTAACTGGTTCAATACTTTGTTATAGCAACAATTCTTGATTGAGTTTAAAATGACTTGGTGGGgactttcaaattttcttttttttttttttaaataaatctcAGCATTCTAAAAGATAATTAGCTTGTCATTTTCTAGGGCTATATGGGCTACTGCACCAGATGCAGGTCAGTTGATGGCCATGTTGTTGAAGCTAGTAAATgcaaaaaaaactattgaaatTGGAGTCTTCACAGGATACTCTCTTCTCCTCACTGCTCTTACAATTCCAGAGGATGGCAAGGTCTGTAATGGATATTTTTCAGTGAGAATTGTATACTAATCTATTAAACTGCTTATGGTTTGCCATATAAAACTGCAGATTATAGCTATAGATGTAAACCGGGAGACATTTGAGATTGGATTGCCAGTAATAAAGAAAGCTGGTGTTGCAGACAAAATTGATTTCATTGAATCTGAGGCTTTACCAGTTCTTGATCAGCAATTACATAATGTAAGGATTAACTTCCTCTTATTATTAATCTTCTTTCATGCTTGCCACAATAAGCTTgtcatatttctttttctttctttctttttatggcTGCGGGGGGTGGGGGATATGCAGCATGGAAATGAAGGGAGTTTCGACTTTGCTTTTGTTGATGCTGACAAGGTTAATTACTGGAACTACCATGAGAGGCTGCTGAAACTGTTAAAGGTGGATGGCCTAGTTGTCTATGATAACACACTCCGGAGAGGATTTGTTGCAATGCCTGAAGCGTTGGTTCCAGAGCACAGGAAAAAGGACATAGAGTTAACAGTTGAGTTTAACAAGTTTCTTGCAGCTGATCCTCGCATCCAAATTTCACATGCTTCATTGGGTGATGGCATCATAATTTGCAGGCGTCTCTACTGAACGACTGCTTGAAACTTCTCTGCAATTTACTTGCTTTATGAGGTTGAATGTAAATGCACCTGAACTACCTTGCTTAGATTTTTACTACTTAAGATGGCATATGAATGGTGTGGTTTGAATGTAAATGAGTTTGAATCTCACATGAATAGCattgtttggttttggaatCACCAGAAAAAAACAGATGGCTTTCACTCACTTATTCCTTCTTACGGACAACGagaattgtcaaaattttatgtatagttttttaTGAATAAGATGCTATTattaaaaccaaatcaaacaattAGAACACAAAACACCAACACTAGCAAGTAGCAACAGGGCTGCCAACAGggaagcaaataaaaaaaactcccaaaaaaaacaccacaaaatACAAACCCACCCCTGCCTTGGCACAACCAGGCAAAGACTAActaacaaaccaaacaaacaacacTACGACCTACTCAAGCCTAGCCTATACTGATCCAATTTACGCCTGGATTCTCATCATAGTAGAGAGGCTTGTATCACTGGCAGAAACTTTTGCAGGATGTATGCACTAGCTCATCCTCTTAcatcattcaaaattttctttcgCCAATTGATCCTTTGAAACCAAATGGTAACTTTGTAAAAGTTACATCGTTTTTACACCAtagatttctaaaaaatttaataattaaaaaaaacactattatCCATATCATCACTAAATATTCATTGTTTATCACCTTATTAAAGGAGGAATAAGTTATGTGAAGtcagctgttttttttttttttttttcatataagtTTGAATGTCAGATGAATAGCACTATATCGTTAGAAGAAAAGCAGATGGGCCGCAACCAAATGCAATGCAATAATCCGACAATCAAAACTCAAATTGTTAATAATGTTACAGAATCTTTttgttataataaaaatattatctcCATGGTGTTTTCCAAAGCTACCTCTAACCACTAGCcattttcaatattaaaaatagggagcactttgaatttttgtaagattGTTTGGAAGCATTATTGACATGAAGTGATCCGCTTTCAGATTTTCATTGCattctaataaatttaaaataaaaaataaaaagaaacgtTTGCTTAAGTAAACAAacgtgggaaaaaaaattcacaagcATATTATAATAAGCGTTTCTAATTTCTGAACAAAAATGCACTCAGACAACAGAGCATTCATTGACAGATCAATCACATTGAAGTGTTAGACAGTAGCCCTGAAAAACCTGCTGCACGTGGAACCCAGATACAATATCAGGGTCCTGGTTCAACCATTTGTTCACATCACAATCTGCAGCCAGGTACAAGTATCACCAGTAGCTTGCACACGGGCGGAGGTATGtattaggggggggggggtagtctacaaaaataaaagttggcgctttccaaatatttgaattagtctaataatgctcttaaaaaaataattggtctaatagttatagagatataactttattttttgcaattctattttttattgtaaaatatgcttttatatctgttaaatatttaataaagtttgtatcaaacatatttgaatCTATCTTTTTCAACCCGTTATTTGACAATTAACAAGTCATTggcttataaataaataaaaaaattgttactaaaactacacatgaaatgtGTCTTTCGTTGCCATATATTGGGTTAGAGTAAGGTAACCTTAAATATGTTTGGAGCTTAACTTATTCCTCCAAGTTTTAGAtcattcatatttttgaaaatttcattagttcaattgaaatatttttttacttactttagcataaaatttgataatttgtatttaaaatgaaactttttaagaattttactatgaaaatgtaaaaaatgaattttattttatgaaagatcgccatcaaaaataattttgattgaaaataataaactctttttttttgtgtgtgtgtatatatatatatatatatatgtgtgtgtgtgtgtgtgtataataaaaaaaaaagtgtatgtgtatatgtgtgtgtgtggaggttgtcttgaaaaatatattaatgtcGCAACTTggcccccaaacaaaaatttctggcTCTGCCCCTACTTGcaaacactctctctctctctttctctctttctctcacacacacattttCAAGATAAATTTGCAGCCAGGTACAACTTAGTTAAGTTCTATATATAATGTAGGCAAGCATTCACTTCATTTAGAACTATATGTTGACATGTTGTATCTTTTCTTGGTTGGTTGTTATTATATTCTAAGTTTTTCAATTGATACATTCAAATGGCTAATTTGAAGGTGGTCTTCTAAATTGGCGATTTATGCTTTTTCGTCATGATTGGGAGtattgaaaaatgaattttactaACATGTGCCTTAAGGGCACTtaatagtatactatttttgaaaaaaaaaaaatttatcaagaattgaaaaatttttacaactttttcaatttttcataaaatgtttttaaaaataaatagtttaatGTGTACCTTAGAGCACACGTCagtaaaattcatattttataaacAATGAGGAGATAACAATGAAAATACTTACACCTTTGAAGGTGACTTGTGACCTTTGAAAGTTCACTTATGAAAAAACATAACTTTTAACTCTTTAAGGACTTGAGATAGCAACTAGTTGTTAGGAATATGTCACAAGTGAAAAGACATAACTTTAAAACTCTGTGAGGACAgctactagtttttttttttttttttttttttgagatttacaGCTACTTGTTTTTAGGAATAGAAAACATTCATTGTGGCTCTTATAGTGATTCTTCGTCATTACCCTAGACCTTTATTGGATGCAATGGAGCAAAATGCGAAAAGGTAACCAGTCCTTCCAAGGGTTTATTGCAAAGTGAAGATTTGTATCAGGTAGTACTATAccattctccattttttttttttttcatattttcatggtTGAATTCTCAATTTCGTTCTCCAACAATGTTGCAGTATATCCTGGAGACTAGTGTGTACCCACGAGAGATTTTCTCAAGGAGCTAAGGCATGTCACTGCTAGTCATCCAAGGTAATTGTcctcttaacttttttttttttttttgagatattttcTTAACTAACTTGATGCTAGTTCTTTCGTGTACTTTAGTTCTTGACTTCTTTTTGTATATTCAAACTCTTGTCAATGTAATTTTATAGGTGTTAGAAACCTCAGCGTTAAATGAAATTTCTGAATATTCCTTCAATAGAGCAACACCACAAATGGTTCAATTAGAAGTTTATTATCCTGAAATGACTTCAATTATCAATGGAACGCACGTAAACTATCAAACTGTTCAAAAATTTCTAGAATTATGAAATGCTGAAGGAGATGGAACAAACTTGTTCGTGTGGTATTTGAATACCACCTTAAGAATTGGACAATGGATGACGAGCATATAGCAAATCATCTAACTGGTTCAATACTTGGTTATAGCAACAACTCATGACTCAGTTTAAAATGACTTAGTGGGGACtttcaaacattttttattaaaaaaaaaaaaatccaatgcaGGAAAGTGTAGGAAAATGAGGATTAACAAGAAGCAAAAGTATAAACTCTAGGCTATACCACCTAGAATCTGCCTAAAAACCTTAGGCATCAGTCACCACCTAATAATGTTTGGCATCACCACCAATCAAAGATAGGAGAAGTTATTACATGTTCCGGTTGCATGTTACTTCTCTCTCACAAGGGGGTGTAGTAACATGCAACCGGAACATGGTGAAATTTTTCCAAAGATAGAGACATATTCTcaaaacatatattttattcCAAATCATACTGCCTTCCACAATTACAAGATCACTACTTTAAATGGTTTAGGGATTACACCAATAGAAAA
This genomic stretch from Castanea sativa cultivar Marrone di Chiusa Pesio chromosome 1, ASM4071231v1 harbors:
- the LOC142612864 gene encoding putative caffeoyl-CoA O-methyltransferase At4g26220 → MEQNVENVRGPSKSLLQSDDLYQYILETSVYPREPEFLKELRHVTASHPRAMMATAPDAGQLMAMLLKLVNAKKTVEVGVFTGYSLLLTALTIPEDGKIIAIDVNRETFEIGLPIIKKAGVADKIDFIESEALPVLDQLLQNHENEGSFDFAYVDADKVSYWNYHERLMKLLKVNGLVVYDNTLRKGFVAMPEALVPEHRKQDREITIEFNKLLAADPRIQISHASLGDGITICRRLY
- the LOC142612844 gene encoding putative caffeoyl-CoA O-methyltransferase At4g26220 isoform X1 — protein: MEQNAKKVPSPSKGVLQSEDLYQIYILETSVYPREPDFLKELRHVTASHPRAIWATAPDAGQLMAMLLKLVNAKKTIEIGVFTGYSLLLTALTIPEDGKIIAIDVNRETFEIGLPVIKKAGVADKIDFIESEALPVLDQQLHNHGNEGSFDFAFVDADKVNYWNYHERLLKLLKVDGLVVYDNTLRRGFVAMPEALVPEHRKKDIELTVEFNKFLAADPRIQISHASLGDGIIICRRLY
- the LOC142612844 gene encoding putative caffeoyl-CoA O-methyltransferase At4g26220 isoform X2, encoding MEQNAKKVPSPSKGVLQSEDLYQYILETSVYPREPDFLKELRHVTASHPRAIWATAPDAGQLMAMLLKLVNAKKTIEIGVFTGYSLLLTALTIPEDGKIIAIDVNRETFEIGLPVIKKAGVADKIDFIESEALPVLDQQLHNHGNEGSFDFAFVDADKVNYWNYHERLLKLLKVDGLVVYDNTLRRGFVAMPEALVPEHRKKDIELTVEFNKFLAADPRIQISHASLGDGIIICRRLY
- the LOC142612844 gene encoding putative caffeoyl-CoA O-methyltransferase At4g26220 isoform X3 → MEQNAKKYILETSVYPREPDFLKELRHVTASHPRAIWATAPDAGQLMAMLLKLVNAKKTIEIGVFTGYSLLLTALTIPEDGKIIAIDVNRETFEIGLPVIKKAGVADKIDFIESEALPVLDQQLHNHGNEGSFDFAFVDADKVNYWNYHERLLKLLKVDGLVVYDNTLRRGFVAMPEALVPEHRKKDIELTVEFNKFLAADPRIQISHASLGDGIIICRRLY